Proteins from a single region of Enoplosus armatus isolate fEnoArm2 chromosome 6, fEnoArm2.hap1, whole genome shotgun sequence:
- the slc38a8a gene encoding putative sodium-coupled neutral amino acid transporter 8a, whose translation MEELARESISLLASASAKPPLDVAAGPRLGSMGAIFIMLKSALGAGLLNFPWAFERAGGIRSAVTVELVSLVFLVSGLIILGYSSSISGQCTYQAVVKEVCGPAIGQLCEICFVFNLFMISVAFLVIVDDQLEKLCGSLYELVTGLPESEMPHHFYTDQRFALVLLCILLILPLSIPKEISIQKYISVLGTLAATYLTIAIIIKYHTTPSVLVHITPLYTSGISSWASMFSVIPTICFGFQCHEASIAIYSSMENQRLSHWVFISVVSMIFCLVIYSLTGVYGYMTFGKDVKADILMSYTGDDILMLIARLLFGVSIITIYPIILLLGRSVIQDPLLSWRRRRDGVATPEFESRSRYALTVLWITVTLLIATFVPDISKVISVIGGISAFFIFIFPGLCLMFAMQSEPVSFKTRVILTLWGVVTLICGAFIFGQSTTIAVMQVLGKI comes from the exons ATGGAGGAGTTAGCCAGAGAGAGTATCAGCCTGCTGGCTTCAGCCTCGGCCAAACCCCCGCTGGACGTGGCCGCCGGGCCTCGTCTCGGCTCCATGGGGGCCATTTTCATCATGCTGAAATCCGCCCTGGGCGCCGGGCTCCTCAACTTCCCCTGGGCCTTCGAGAGAGCCGGGGGCATCCGCAGCGCAGTCACCGTGGAGCTG GTCTCCCTCGTGTTCCTGGTCAGTGGTCTGATCATCCTGGGCTACTCCTCGTCCATCAGTGGCCAGTGCACCTACCAGGCGGTGGTGAAGGAGGTGTGCGGGCCGGCCATCGGCCAGCTGTGCGAGATCTGCTTCGTCTTCAACCTCTTCATGATCTCTGTGGCCTTTCTGGTTATCGTGGATGACCAGCTGGAGAAGT TGTGCGGCTCCCTGTATGAGCTGGTGACTGGCTTGCCGGAGTCAGAGATGCCGCACCACTTCTACACAGACCAGCGCTTCGCCCTGGTGCTGCTCtgcatcctcctcatcctgccGCTGTCCATCCCCAAAGAGATCAGCATTCAGAAATACATCAG TGTTCTGGGCACTCTAGCTGCGACCTACCTGACCAttgccatcatcatcaaataCCACACCACGCCTTCTGTTCTGGTTCACATCACCCCTCTTTACACCAGTGG GATCAGCTCCTGGGCCTCCATGTTCAGCGTCATCCCGACCATCTGCTTTGGTTTCCAA TGCCACGAGGCGTCCATCGCCATCTACAGCAGCATGGAGAACCAGCGGCTCTCTCATTGGGTCTTCATCTCTGTGGTCTCCATGATCTTCTGTCTCGTCATCTACTCCCTCACAG GGGTTTATGGGTACATGACATTTGGAAAGGACGTGAAGGCCGACATTCTGATGTCGTACACCGGCGATGACATTCTGATGCTAATCGCCAGGCTGCTGTTCGGAGtctccatcatcaccatctATCCCATCATCCTGCTGCTGGGCAG ATCAGTGATCCAGGACCCCCTGCTGAGCTGGCGGCGGAGGCGTGACGGCGTCGCGACGCCCGAGTTTGAAAGCCGCAGCCGCTACGCGCTGACAGTCCTGTGGATAACGGTGACGCTGCTCATCGCCACGTTTGTACCGGACATCAGCAAGGTCATCAGCGTCATCGGAGGGATCAGCGcctttttcatcttcatcttcccaG GACTCTGTTTGATGTTTGCCATGCAGTCTGAGCCAGTGTCCTTTAAGACCag AGTCATCCTCACGCTTTGGGGAGTGGTGACCCTGATCTGCGGAGCTTTCATCTTCGGCCAGAGCACCACCATCGCCGTCATGCAGGTCCTCGGGAAGATCTGA